The Argopecten irradians isolate NY chromosome 6, Ai_NY, whole genome shotgun sequence genome has a window encoding:
- the LOC138325529 gene encoding protein 4.1 homolog isoform X6, whose product MTQEGEKTAPTATVEGLEDADEEPVPDKPAENVESPEAIPDVKDKETEKPKTNPKVERRSKPTGKMVMCRVTLLDASTLEIELDKGANGQVLFDKVCTNLNLLEVEYFGLTYLDKDVKYWLSGDKKIAKQLKAGCRWVFEFAVKFYPPEPSHLTEDITRYQLCLQVRVDLYNGKLPCSTVTHALLGSYTVQAELGDYDPVECAAGYLEEFDFAQKQTPDLLKKIHELHKTHKGQSPEEAEGLFLENAKKLAMYGVDLHKAMDSEKVEISLGVCSSGLMVYKDKLRINRFVWPKILKLSYKRNNFYIKIRPTEQDTFENQICFKLNNHKMAKRLWKTCVEHHTFFRLKEAEPPKGGTLFPRFNSKFRYSGRTQKQLKDRTDLVDRPKPEFERTHFKNKSMPYPENKTSKLDDSDDYGKRNSDHPLDENDRMDKKYGDPDAIANAGPPPYTSQELDEHGQRAPGDQSHADRPSGLPPGDESEDRLARERDQNATMTAPDGTTDATELDAGVGLTNVGRKSKRSKEEKEREKREKEEEKKRKKEEEKERKRLEKERKRKEKEGNKPTSEDRSDKLGEGVPTENAGDSYGDAATLPREGIMYAVPPPGGESPEKLQQAGNDKENEGENVDKKDQELDDKDKSQLEEPVSPGGKGKKGKKSKKDKKDKHDHDDKHDLDDKEKQDLSPGWKDKKGKKSKKDKHDDKKDKHDDEKGDDDKHSARGGDKFDFDFDKDRRDAEVEEPVSPGGKGKKGKKDKKDKEKDKKDKEKDKKDKEKDKEKDKKDKDKDKEKDKKDKDKDKKGKGFLGRKRKDSKNRHSGSEPSSPTDIPLPEVTVEPPSPDVTFTTQEITNKEAADEGSSVDPIAIESRRDSDNKNDKKKEVKFLDQCVSDAGSSIDGKQETPITSPTIIISAAPPQPEEEEEQIVMEVVKETETEVKNVEDKAVIDQEVKEEVKVIDQEVKDEEVKEADVVKVDEVKVEAATVQVKVETPAVTVSGVEKDDHIIPDENIEDEVFESETEHAEKIEATLVTEEQNLEMKEVVLSEDKHDTPNEDVIKAETRQEEQTVPDVVQESSSKAEITVSSEAVQEPSTKEEVVEQPVAVQESSAKESPANESVDTEESKDTQADSKVTEVIECEEKVVTVESPPPEKTEQQLKNEDPPPVQEECKDTVETVKEVVHEVDKGEIILPVIVTNEEAENQPKEQAEAGPSSVEEKKEEEEKVDKKELKRKEKEEKQKEKERIRKEKEEKKKEKQEQKKLEKERKKKEKQEKEEQKKLEKERKKKEKEEKKAMAASVTTDEKKEEDDKKEDEKEAEPVETEPKVDPVQVELAAALVQRRGKEDDDEEPEDKEETKETTEDQAQAAAATSETVTEEVAKEPEEEKIEVEAEKETKDKKSKKEKKKKKEKKEKPKKEDKKRNNSATGCFSFMGAKKVDSDQEEIEETPAEELPKEPWVTVEAIEPEEPKEEEVAEEPNRGVGLGWALPGFAEMKERQAAAAAKGGIDAEGEAALANWPYGKEGSIDRRMQFMPVTAPSTETRNKESEQDTSMPFFDPANTGNSSEGEGTLGKKVPPPVAPKSARLSQMAEEERMKREEEERLRREEEDRQLRLEEERLAQLPPTVATESRKYDPETEETPIATTNVPIVKTETRTVTYEKDGVPVAIEDITLISSQSHSTRTQLSETTTYRAETNGIVETRMEKKVIITEDGDDDIDHDALLAAAIRSVTDMDPNLSVERIEYTKHVDNPTGDTAV is encoded by the exons CAGGATGCCGTTGGGTGTTTGAATTTGCAGTAAAATTTTACCCTCCAGAACCGTCACATTTGACAGAGGATATCACAAG ATATCAGCTATGTCTACAGGTCAGAGTGGACTTATATAATggaaa attgCCATGTTCCACAGTAACCCATGCACTACTAGGCTCCTACACAGTACAAGCAGAGCTCGGGGACTACGATCCCGTAGAATGTGCGGCAGGCTACCTTGAAGAGTTCGACTTCGCACAGAAACAGACGCCCGATCTTCTTAAAAAAATACACGAACTCCATAAAACACATAA gGGTCAGTCACCAGAGGAGGCAGAAGGGTTGTTTCTAGAAAATGCAAAGAAATTAGCAATGTACGGTGTAGATCTCCACAAAGCTATG GATTCAGAAAAGGTGGAAATTTCATTAGGTGTGTGTTCCAGTGGCTtgatggtgtacaaagacaaaCTTAGGATTAACAGATTTGTATGGCCCAAAATTCTCAAGCTGTCATACAAACGCAATAACTTTTACATCAAAATTCGTCCTACAGAG CAAGATACATTTGAAAACCAGATATGTTTTAAGTTAAATAACCATAAAATGGCCAAGCGGTTATGGAAGACATGCGTTGAGCACCACACGTTTTTCAG ATTAAAAGAAGCAGAACCTCCCAAAGGAGGCACCCTGTTCCCTCGCTTCAATTCCAAGTTCAGATACTCAGGTCGTACACAGAAACAGTTGAAAGATCGCACAGATCTGGTGGATCGGCCAAAGCCTGAGTTTGAAAGAACACACTTTAAGAACAAATCTATGCCAtatccagaaaataaaacttcaaaactGGATGATAGTGATG ATTATGGCAAGAGAAATTCAGACCACCCACTAGATGAGAATGACCGAATGGATAAGAAGTACGGAGATCCTGACGCTATAGCTAATGCTGGACCTCCGCCTTACACCTCACAAGAGCTGGACGAGCACGGTCAACGAGCGCCAGGAGACCAATCACACGCAGATCGTCCCAGTGGCCTGCCCCCAGGCGATGAGTCTGAGGACAGACTCGCACGGGAAAGGGACCAG AATGCCACAATGACCGCCCCAGATGGCACGACGGACGCCACTGAATTAGACGCTGGAGTAGGCCTCACAAATGTCGGCAGAAAGAGCAAGAGATCCAAGGAGGAAAAGGAGCGCGAAAAACGAGAAAAGGAGGAAGAAAAGAAGAGGAAaaaggaagaagagaaagaaAGGAAACGTTTAGAAAAGGAAAGaaagaggaaagaaaaagaaGGCAATAAACCAACATCAGAAGACAGAAGTGATAAATTA GGAGAAGGCGTACCTACAGAAAATGCTGGAGACAGTTACGGAGATGCCGCTACATTACCCAGG GAGGGGATTATGTATGCTGTCCCTCCCCCAGGAGGAGAATCTCCAGAAAAGCTACAGCAAGCT GGAAATGACAAGGAAAATGAAGGAGAAAATGTGGATAAGAAAGAtcaggaacttgatgacaagGACAAATCGCAGTTGGAGGAGCCTGTTTCTCCGGGTGGGAAGGGGAAAAAAGGGAAAAAGAGTAAGAAAGACAAAAAGGACAAACATGACCACGATGACAAACATGACTTGGACGACAAAGAGAAACAAGATCTTTCCCCTGGCTGGAAAGACAAAAAAGGCAAGAAGAGCAAAAAGGATAAACATGACGATAAGAAAGACAAGCACGACGACGAAAAGGGTGATGATGATAAACATAGTGCTAGGGGTGGGGACAAATTTGACTTTGACTTCGATAAGGACAGACGTGACGCAGAAGTTGAAGAACCTGTTTCTCCTGGGGGGAAGGGCAAAAAGGGGAAAAAAGATAAGAAAGACAAAGAGAAGGATAAGAAGGATAAAGAAAAGGATAAAAAAGACAAAGAGAAGGATAAAGAAAAGGATAAAAAAGACAAAGATAAGGATAAAGAAAAGGATAAAAAAGACAAAGATAAGGATAAAAAGGGGAAAGGGTTTCTGGGCCGAAAGCGAAAGGATTCCAAAAACCGGCACTCCGGCAGTGAGCCTTCGTCACCTACTGACATTCCTCTCCCTGAAGTGACAGTAGAGCCACCGTCACCAGACGTCACCTTCACTACACAG GAAATCACCAATAAAGAGGCAGCAGATGAAGGAAGTAGTGTGGACCCCATCGCCATCGAGTCTCGCAGGGACAGCGATAACAAAAACGATAAAAAGAAAGAAGTGAAGTTTCTGGACCAGTGTGTCTCAGACGCGGGTAGCTCTATTGATGGTAAACAGGAGACCCCCATCACATCTCCCACTATCATTATTTCGGCTGCTCCTCCTCAGCCAGAGGAAGAAGAGGAGCAGATTGTCATGGAGGTTGTCAAGGAGACCGAAACAGAGGTGAAAAATGTGGAGGATAAAGCCGTCATTGACCAAGAGGTTAAGgaggaggtcaaggtcattgaccAAGAGGTTAAAGATGAAGAGGTTAAAGAAGCTGATGTTGTGAAAGTGGATGAGGTAAAAGTCGAAGCAGCAACAGTACAAGTTAAGGTAGAAACACCAGCAGTGACTGTGTCCGGTGTGGAAAAGGATGATCATATTATAcctgatgaaaatattgaagATGAAGTTTTCGAATCTGAAACGGAACATGCAGAGAAAATTGAGGCCACATTAGTAACAGAAGAACAGAACCTTGAAATGAAAGAAGTTGTTTTGTCAGAAGATAAACATGATACTCCTAATGAAGATGTTATTAAAGCCGAGACCAGACAAGAGGAACAAACTGTTCCTGATGTTGTACAAGAATCATCTTCAAAGGCGGAGATCACTGTATCATCCGAGGCTGTACAAGAACCATCCACAAAAGAGGAGGTTGTTGAACAACCCGTGGCTGTGCAAGAATCATCTGCAAAAGAATCTCCAGCAAATGAATCTGTTGATACAGAAGAAAGCAAGGATACACAAGCAGATTCAAAAGTCACAGAGGTGATAGAATGTGAAGAGAAAGTGGTTACAGTCGAGTCACCTCCTCCAGAAAAAACAGAGCAACAGCTGAAAAATGAAGACCCCCCTCCTGTCCAGGAAGAATGCAAGGACACTGTAGAAACTGTAAAGGAGGTTGTTCATGAGGTTGACAAAGGGGAGATCATTCTTCCAGTGATTGTAACTAATGAAGAGGCAGAGAACCAACCCAAAGAACAGGCAGAGGCTGGACCAAGCAGTGTGGAGGAAAAGAAGGAGGAAGAAGAAAAGGTTGACAAGAAAGAACTTAAGAGGAAGGAAAAGGAGgaaaaacaaaaggaaaaggAACGAATTAGAAAGGagaaggaagaaaagaaaaaggaaaaacagGAGCAAAAGAAATTGGAAAAAGAGaggaaaaagaaagagaaaCAAGAAAAGGAAGAACAAAAGAAActtgaaaaagaaagaaagaagaaagaaaaggaGGAAAAGAAAGCAATGGCAGCTAGTGTCACTACAGATGAAAAGAAAGAAGAAGACGATAAGAAAGAGGATGAAAAAGAAGCTGAACCTGTAGAAACTGAACCAAAGGTTGATCCTGTACAGGTCGAGTTGGCAGCTGCTCTGGTGCAGAGGAGAGGCAAAGAGGACGACGATGAGGAGCCAGAGGATAAGGAAGAAACCAAGGAAACCACAGAGGACCAAGCCCAGGCAGCAGCGGCAACATCTGAAACAGTTACAGAAGAAGTGGCAAAGGAACCGGAAGAGGAAAAGATTGAGGTGGAAGCTGAGAAAGagacaaaagataaaaaatctaaaaaggagaaaaagaagaaaaaagagaaaaaagagAAACCTAAAAAAGAAGACAAAAAACGAAACAATAGTGCAACTGGTTGCTTCAGTTTCATGGGAGCTAAAAAGGTGGACAGTGATCAGGAAGAGATTGAGGAGACTCCGGCAGAGGAATTGCCGAAGGAACCCTGGGTCACAGTAGAGGCTATAGAACCAGAG GAGCCTAAAGAAGAAGAGGTTGCAGAGGAACCCAAT AGGGGTGTTGGCCTCGGTTGGGCGTTGCCCGGTTTTGCTGAGATGAAAGAGAGGCAAGCTGCTGCTGCAGCCAAG ggAGGCATAGATGCGGAAGGCGAAGCTGCTCTCGCCAACTGGCCGTATGGGAAGGAGGGTTCGATTGACCGACGAATGCAGTTTATGCCTGTAACAGCACCATCTACT GAAACAAGAAACAAAGAAAGTGAGCAGGACACATCTATGCCATTTTTCGACCCTGCAAATACCGGTAATAGCTCAGAAGGGGAAGGAACTCTGGGTAAAAAAGTGCCTCCACCCGTCGCTCCAAAGAGTGCACGCTTGAGTCAGATGGCTGAGGAAGAACGAATGAAgagagaagaagaagaaagacTGAGAAGGGAAGAAGAGGATAGACAATTACGGCTAGAAGAAGAAAGACTAGCACAACTT CCACCCACAGTTGCTACTGAGAGCAGGAAGTATGACCCCGAAACAGAGGAGACACCTATAGCAACCACAAATGTCCCCATAGTAAAAACAGAAACGCGAACGGTCACTTACGAAAAAGATGGTGTGCCGGTGGCTATAGAAGACATCACTTTGATAAGTTCGCAGTCTCATTCAACACGAACACAACTTAGTGAGACAACAACA TATAGAGCAGAGACGAATGGTATCGTGGAGACACGCATGGAGAAAAAAGTGATTATCACCGAGGATGGAGATGATGACATTGACCACGATGCA CTCCTGGCAGCAGCCATCCGCTCCGTAACGGACATGGACCCCAACCTTTCGGTGGAGCGGATAGAATACACTAAGCATGTAGACAACCCTACTGGGGACACTGCCGTTTAA
- the LOC138325529 gene encoding uncharacterized protein isoform X8, with the protein MTQEGEKTAPTATVEGLEDADEEPVPDKPAENVESPEAIPDVKDKETEKPKTNPKVERRSKPTGKMVMCRVTLLDASTLEIELDKGANGQVLFDKVCTNLNLLEVEYFGLTYLDKDVKYWLSGDKKIAKQLKAGCRWVFEFAVKFYPPEPSHLTEDITRYQLCLQVRVDLYNGKLPCSTVTHALLGSYTVQAELGDYDPVECAAGYLEEFDFAQKQTPDLLKKIHELHKTHKGQSPEEAEGLFLENAKKLAMYGVDLHKAMDSEKVEISLGVCSSGLMVYKDKLRINRFVWPKILKLSYKRNNFYIKIRPTEQDTFENQICFKLNNHKMAKRLWKTCVEHHTFFRLKEAEPPKGGTLFPRFNSKFRYSGRTQKQLKDRTDLVDRPKPEFERTHFKNKSMPYPENKTSKLDDSDDYGKRNSDHPLDENDRMDKKYGDPDAIANAGPPPYTSQELDEHGQRAPGDQSHADRPSGLPPGDESEDRLARERDQNATMTAPDGTTDATELDAGVGLTNVGRKSKRSKEEKEREKREKEEEKKRKKEEEKERKRLEKERKRKEKEGNKPTSEDRSDKLGEGVPTENAGDSYGDAATLPREGIMYAVPPPGGESPEKLQQAGNDKENEGENVDKKDQELDDKDKSQLEEPVSPGGKGKKGKKSKKDKKDKHDHDDKHDLDDKEKQDLSPGWKDKKGKKSKKDKHDDKKDKHDDEKGDDDKHSARGGDKFDFDFDKDRRDAEVEEPVSPGGKGKKGKKDKKDKEKDKKDKEKDKKDKEKDKEKDKKDKDKDKEKDKKDKDKDKKGKGFLGRKRKDSKNRHSGSEPSSPTDIPLPEVTVEPPSPDVTFTTQEITNKEAADEGSSVDPIAIESRRDSDNKNDKKKEVKFLDQCVSDAGSSIDGKQETPITSPTIIISAAPPQPEEEEEQIVMEVVKETETEVKNVEDKAVIDQEVKEEVKVIDQEVKDEEVKEADVVKVDEVKVEAATVQVKVETPAVTVSGVEKDDHIIPDENIEDEVFESETEHAEKIEATLVTEEQNLEMKEVVLSEDKHDTPNEDVIKAETRQEEQTVPDVVQESSSKAEITVSSEAVQEPSTKEEVVEQPVAVQESSAKESPANESVDTEESKDTQADSKVTEVIECEEKVVTVESPPPEKTEQQLKNEDPPPVQEECKDTVETVKEVVHEVDKGEIILPVIVTNEEAENQPKEQAEAGPSSVEEKKEEEEKVDKKELKRKEKEEKQKEKERIRKEKEEKKKEKQEQKKLEKERKKKEKQEKEEQKKLEKERKKKEKEEKKAMAASVTTDEKKEEDDKKEDEKEAEPVETEPKVDPVQVELAAALVQRRGKEDDDEEPEDKEETKETTEDQAQAAAATSETVTEEVAKEPEEEKIEVEAEKETKDKKSKKEKKKKKEKKEKPKKEDKKRNNSATGCFSFMGAKKVDSDQEEIEETPAEELPKEPWVTVEAIEPEEPKEEEVAEEPNVSPKQRGVGLGWALPGFAEMKERQAAAAAKPVETDNPRSMSASSAKSSSSSSASSTEGEHFPQEPRAPLAEFSEGLSSEGGIDAEGEAALANWPYGKEGSIDRRMQFMPVTAPSTETRNKESEQDTSMPFFDPANTGNSSEGEGTLGKKVPPPVAPKSARLSQMAEEERMKREEEERLRREEEDRQLRLEEERLAQLYRAETNGIVETRMEKKVIITEDGDDDIDHDALLAAAIRSVTDMDPNLSVERIEYTKHVDNPTGDTAV; encoded by the exons CAGGATGCCGTTGGGTGTTTGAATTTGCAGTAAAATTTTACCCTCCAGAACCGTCACATTTGACAGAGGATATCACAAG ATATCAGCTATGTCTACAGGTCAGAGTGGACTTATATAATggaaa attgCCATGTTCCACAGTAACCCATGCACTACTAGGCTCCTACACAGTACAAGCAGAGCTCGGGGACTACGATCCCGTAGAATGTGCGGCAGGCTACCTTGAAGAGTTCGACTTCGCACAGAAACAGACGCCCGATCTTCTTAAAAAAATACACGAACTCCATAAAACACATAA gGGTCAGTCACCAGAGGAGGCAGAAGGGTTGTTTCTAGAAAATGCAAAGAAATTAGCAATGTACGGTGTAGATCTCCACAAAGCTATG GATTCAGAAAAGGTGGAAATTTCATTAGGTGTGTGTTCCAGTGGCTtgatggtgtacaaagacaaaCTTAGGATTAACAGATTTGTATGGCCCAAAATTCTCAAGCTGTCATACAAACGCAATAACTTTTACATCAAAATTCGTCCTACAGAG CAAGATACATTTGAAAACCAGATATGTTTTAAGTTAAATAACCATAAAATGGCCAAGCGGTTATGGAAGACATGCGTTGAGCACCACACGTTTTTCAG ATTAAAAGAAGCAGAACCTCCCAAAGGAGGCACCCTGTTCCCTCGCTTCAATTCCAAGTTCAGATACTCAGGTCGTACACAGAAACAGTTGAAAGATCGCACAGATCTGGTGGATCGGCCAAAGCCTGAGTTTGAAAGAACACACTTTAAGAACAAATCTATGCCAtatccagaaaataaaacttcaaaactGGATGATAGTGATG ATTATGGCAAGAGAAATTCAGACCACCCACTAGATGAGAATGACCGAATGGATAAGAAGTACGGAGATCCTGACGCTATAGCTAATGCTGGACCTCCGCCTTACACCTCACAAGAGCTGGACGAGCACGGTCAACGAGCGCCAGGAGACCAATCACACGCAGATCGTCCCAGTGGCCTGCCCCCAGGCGATGAGTCTGAGGACAGACTCGCACGGGAAAGGGACCAG AATGCCACAATGACCGCCCCAGATGGCACGACGGACGCCACTGAATTAGACGCTGGAGTAGGCCTCACAAATGTCGGCAGAAAGAGCAAGAGATCCAAGGAGGAAAAGGAGCGCGAAAAACGAGAAAAGGAGGAAGAAAAGAAGAGGAAaaaggaagaagagaaagaaAGGAAACGTTTAGAAAAGGAAAGaaagaggaaagaaaaagaaGGCAATAAACCAACATCAGAAGACAGAAGTGATAAATTA GGAGAAGGCGTACCTACAGAAAATGCTGGAGACAGTTACGGAGATGCCGCTACATTACCCAGG GAGGGGATTATGTATGCTGTCCCTCCCCCAGGAGGAGAATCTCCAGAAAAGCTACAGCAAGCT GGAAATGACAAGGAAAATGAAGGAGAAAATGTGGATAAGAAAGAtcaggaacttgatgacaagGACAAATCGCAGTTGGAGGAGCCTGTTTCTCCGGGTGGGAAGGGGAAAAAAGGGAAAAAGAGTAAGAAAGACAAAAAGGACAAACATGACCACGATGACAAACATGACTTGGACGACAAAGAGAAACAAGATCTTTCCCCTGGCTGGAAAGACAAAAAAGGCAAGAAGAGCAAAAAGGATAAACATGACGATAAGAAAGACAAGCACGACGACGAAAAGGGTGATGATGATAAACATAGTGCTAGGGGTGGGGACAAATTTGACTTTGACTTCGATAAGGACAGACGTGACGCAGAAGTTGAAGAACCTGTTTCTCCTGGGGGGAAGGGCAAAAAGGGGAAAAAAGATAAGAAAGACAAAGAGAAGGATAAGAAGGATAAAGAAAAGGATAAAAAAGACAAAGAGAAGGATAAAGAAAAGGATAAAAAAGACAAAGATAAGGATAAAGAAAAGGATAAAAAAGACAAAGATAAGGATAAAAAGGGGAAAGGGTTTCTGGGCCGAAAGCGAAAGGATTCCAAAAACCGGCACTCCGGCAGTGAGCCTTCGTCACCTACTGACATTCCTCTCCCTGAAGTGACAGTAGAGCCACCGTCACCAGACGTCACCTTCACTACACAG GAAATCACCAATAAAGAGGCAGCAGATGAAGGAAGTAGTGTGGACCCCATCGCCATCGAGTCTCGCAGGGACAGCGATAACAAAAACGATAAAAAGAAAGAAGTGAAGTTTCTGGACCAGTGTGTCTCAGACGCGGGTAGCTCTATTGATGGTAAACAGGAGACCCCCATCACATCTCCCACTATCATTATTTCGGCTGCTCCTCCTCAGCCAGAGGAAGAAGAGGAGCAGATTGTCATGGAGGTTGTCAAGGAGACCGAAACAGAGGTGAAAAATGTGGAGGATAAAGCCGTCATTGACCAAGAGGTTAAGgaggaggtcaaggtcattgaccAAGAGGTTAAAGATGAAGAGGTTAAAGAAGCTGATGTTGTGAAAGTGGATGAGGTAAAAGTCGAAGCAGCAACAGTACAAGTTAAGGTAGAAACACCAGCAGTGACTGTGTCCGGTGTGGAAAAGGATGATCATATTATAcctgatgaaaatattgaagATGAAGTTTTCGAATCTGAAACGGAACATGCAGAGAAAATTGAGGCCACATTAGTAACAGAAGAACAGAACCTTGAAATGAAAGAAGTTGTTTTGTCAGAAGATAAACATGATACTCCTAATGAAGATGTTATTAAAGCCGAGACCAGACAAGAGGAACAAACTGTTCCTGATGTTGTACAAGAATCATCTTCAAAGGCGGAGATCACTGTATCATCCGAGGCTGTACAAGAACCATCCACAAAAGAGGAGGTTGTTGAACAACCCGTGGCTGTGCAAGAATCATCTGCAAAAGAATCTCCAGCAAATGAATCTGTTGATACAGAAGAAAGCAAGGATACACAAGCAGATTCAAAAGTCACAGAGGTGATAGAATGTGAAGAGAAAGTGGTTACAGTCGAGTCACCTCCTCCAGAAAAAACAGAGCAACAGCTGAAAAATGAAGACCCCCCTCCTGTCCAGGAAGAATGCAAGGACACTGTAGAAACTGTAAAGGAGGTTGTTCATGAGGTTGACAAAGGGGAGATCATTCTTCCAGTGATTGTAACTAATGAAGAGGCAGAGAACCAACCCAAAGAACAGGCAGAGGCTGGACCAAGCAGTGTGGAGGAAAAGAAGGAGGAAGAAGAAAAGGTTGACAAGAAAGAACTTAAGAGGAAGGAAAAGGAGgaaaaacaaaaggaaaaggAACGAATTAGAAAGGagaaggaagaaaagaaaaaggaaaaacagGAGCAAAAGAAATTGGAAAAAGAGaggaaaaagaaagagaaaCAAGAAAAGGAAGAACAAAAGAAActtgaaaaagaaagaaagaagaaagaaaaggaGGAAAAGAAAGCAATGGCAGCTAGTGTCACTACAGATGAAAAGAAAGAAGAAGACGATAAGAAAGAGGATGAAAAAGAAGCTGAACCTGTAGAAACTGAACCAAAGGTTGATCCTGTACAGGTCGAGTTGGCAGCTGCTCTGGTGCAGAGGAGAGGCAAAGAGGACGACGATGAGGAGCCAGAGGATAAGGAAGAAACCAAGGAAACCACAGAGGACCAAGCCCAGGCAGCAGCGGCAACATCTGAAACAGTTACAGAAGAAGTGGCAAAGGAACCGGAAGAGGAAAAGATTGAGGTGGAAGCTGAGAAAGagacaaaagataaaaaatctaaaaaggagaaaaagaagaaaaaagagaaaaaagagAAACCTAAAAAAGAAGACAAAAAACGAAACAATAGTGCAACTGGTTGCTTCAGTTTCATGGGAGCTAAAAAGGTGGACAGTGATCAGGAAGAGATTGAGGAGACTCCGGCAGAGGAATTGCCGAAGGAACCCTGGGTCACAGTAGAGGCTATAGAACCAGAG GAGCCTAAAGAAGAAGAGGTTGCAGAGGAACCCAATGTTAGTCCTAAACAG AGGGGTGTTGGCCTCGGTTGGGCGTTGCCCGGTTTTGCTGAGATGAAAGAGAGGCAAGCTGCTGCTGCAGCCAAG CCTGTAGAAACAGACAACCCTAGGTCAATGTCAGCCTCATCAGCAAAATCCTCGTCCTCTTCATCAGCAAGCAGCACAGAAGGGGAACACTTTCCGCAAGAGCCGCGGGCTCCTCTAGCGGAGTTTTCGGAGGGGTTGAGTTCGGAG ggAGGCATAGATGCGGAAGGCGAAGCTGCTCTCGCCAACTGGCCGTATGGGAAGGAGGGTTCGATTGACCGACGAATGCAGTTTATGCCTGTAACAGCACCATCTACT GAAACAAGAAACAAAGAAAGTGAGCAGGACACATCTATGCCATTTTTCGACCCTGCAAATACCGGTAATAGCTCAGAAGGGGAAGGAACTCTGGGTAAAAAAGTGCCTCCACCCGTCGCTCCAAAGAGTGCACGCTTGAGTCAGATGGCTGAGGAAGAACGAATGAAgagagaagaagaagaaagacTGAGAAGGGAAGAAGAGGATAGACAATTACGGCTAGAAGAAGAAAGACTAGCACAACTT TATAGAGCAGAGACGAATGGTATCGTGGAGACACGCATGGAGAAAAAAGTGATTATCACCGAGGATGGAGATGATGACATTGACCACGATGCA CTCCTGGCAGCAGCCATCCGCTCCGTAACGGACATGGACCCCAACCTTTCGGTGGAGCGGATAGAATACACTAAGCATGTAGACAACCCTACTGGGGACACTGCCGTTTAA